One genomic window of Candidatus Nitrospira inopinata includes the following:
- a CDS encoding transketolase, which yields MAGSAVSPRLLTFLQNKATQLRIDSVRSTSEAGSGHPSSCCSAADIVAVLFFSVMRYDPHNPKTPNSDRFVLSKGHAAPLLYAAWAEAGLFPTDDLLKLRTLTSDLEGHPTPRLPFVDMATGSLGQGLAVGVGLALNAKRLEKNGARTYVLMGDGESVEGSVWESVELARHFKLDNLCAIVDVNRLGQSDPTMLQHDMQAYKARWRGFGWNALVVDGHNHKALLAAFAEAAKVKGKPTVLLAKTLKGKGISFMENHPSWHGKPIPKGAESQKAIDELTRLIKPTKAAPKIKTLPPPSHRQKPAKPMAPPSYKPGDLVATREAFGTALVAMGEADPSVVALDADVKNSTYTDKFAKQFPDRFFENFIAEQNMVGTAAGLAACGKIPFVATFAAFFTRAYDFIRMAAISESNIKLVGTHVGVSIGEDGPSQMGLEDIAMMAAQPGMTVLYPSDATATHRLVEAAAQRKGMTYIRTGRPKTPVLYGPEESFPIGGSKVVRQSQTDSLTIVAAGVTLFEALKAHDELQAAGISVRVIDLYSIVPIDRTTLLDSARATQNRILTVEDHYAHGGLGDAVLNAVSTEGIKIHKLAVRQIPHSGKPEELIGHYGIGARAIVEAVNHIVK from the coding sequence ATGGCAGGATCAGCCGTCTCGCCGCGTCTGCTCACTTTTCTCCAGAATAAAGCGACTCAGCTCCGCATTGACAGCGTGCGCTCAACCAGCGAGGCCGGAAGCGGCCATCCGTCGAGCTGCTGTTCCGCGGCCGACATCGTCGCCGTTTTGTTCTTTTCCGTGATGCGGTACGATCCTCACAACCCCAAGACCCCCAACAGCGATCGATTCGTCCTGTCCAAAGGTCATGCGGCGCCGCTCCTCTACGCAGCGTGGGCGGAGGCAGGGCTGTTTCCGACCGACGATCTTTTGAAATTGCGAACCTTGACCTCAGACCTCGAAGGCCATCCGACCCCTCGTTTGCCGTTCGTCGATATGGCGACCGGCTCCCTGGGTCAAGGGCTGGCCGTCGGCGTGGGGCTGGCATTGAACGCCAAACGGCTTGAGAAAAACGGCGCTCGGACGTACGTCTTGATGGGCGATGGAGAATCCGTCGAAGGTTCCGTCTGGGAATCCGTCGAACTGGCGCGGCACTTCAAGCTTGATAATCTCTGCGCCATCGTGGACGTCAATCGCTTGGGGCAAAGCGATCCCACGATGTTGCAACACGACATGCAGGCGTATAAAGCCCGCTGGCGCGGATTCGGATGGAACGCGCTGGTCGTGGACGGCCACAACCACAAGGCCTTGCTGGCGGCATTCGCAGAAGCGGCGAAGGTCAAGGGCAAGCCCACCGTCTTGCTGGCCAAAACGCTCAAAGGCAAAGGTATCTCCTTTATGGAGAATCACCCGAGTTGGCACGGAAAACCGATTCCCAAGGGCGCCGAATCTCAAAAGGCCATTGACGAATTGACAAGGCTCATCAAGCCGACCAAAGCCGCTCCGAAAATCAAAACGCTTCCTCCGCCGAGCCACCGTCAGAAACCAGCAAAGCCCATGGCGCCCCCGTCATATAAACCGGGCGACCTTGTTGCGACACGCGAAGCCTTCGGCACGGCGCTCGTCGCGATGGGCGAAGCCGATCCTTCCGTCGTCGCCCTTGACGCCGACGTCAAGAACTCCACTTATACGGACAAATTCGCCAAACAGTTTCCCGACCGCTTTTTTGAGAATTTTATCGCCGAGCAAAACATGGTTGGCACTGCCGCAGGCCTTGCCGCCTGTGGAAAGATTCCCTTCGTCGCCACCTTTGCCGCGTTCTTCACGCGCGCCTATGACTTCATCCGCATGGCCGCCATCAGCGAATCAAACATCAAACTGGTCGGCACTCACGTCGGCGTCAGCATCGGTGAAGACGGCCCGTCGCAAATGGGACTCGAAGACATTGCCATGATGGCCGCGCAACCGGGAATGACGGTGCTCTACCCCTCGGACGCTACGGCAACCCATCGACTGGTCGAAGCGGCTGCCCAGCGTAAAGGGATGACGTACATTCGCACCGGCCGACCGAAAACGCCTGTTCTGTATGGGCCGGAGGAATCGTTTCCCATCGGAGGCAGTAAAGTCGTGCGCCAGAGTCAGACCGATTCCCTCACGATCGTGGCGGCCGGAGTCACGCTTTTTGAGGCGCTAAAAGCGCACGACGAGTTACAAGCGGCGGGAATTTCAGTCCGCGTGATCGACCTGTATAGCATCGTTCCCATCGACCGCACCACCTTGCTTGACAGTGCCAGGGCGACGCAGAACCGCATTCTGACCGTGGAAGATCACTATGCTCACGGCGGTCTGGGGGATGCCGTGCTGAACGCGGTTTCGACGGAAGGGATCAAGATCCACAAGCTCGCCGTGCGTCAGATTCCCCACAGCGGCAAGCCGGAAGAACTGATCGGCCATTACGGCATCGGAGCGCGGGCAATCGTTGAAGCGGTCAACCACATCGTCAAGTAA